From a region of the Methanolobus tindarius DSM 2278 genome:
- a CDS encoding RPA family protein → MAGYTREVARRIFAQEFRESNLSFKDGDDQYAPQYLLTPTGAKVNRIFIVGTLIEKEDIGTDSEYWRGRVTDPTGSFLLYAGQYQPEAAQVLAECETPAFVAVVGKPSTYTTNEGDVITSVRPESLHIVDGQTRDMWVIETAKCTLDRIKALDSASPNSQRAKEYYDPDAKHYSSMVSQALKSLKDTY, encoded by the coding sequence ATGGCAGGATATACAAGGGAAGTTGCCAGAAGGATATTTGCACAGGAATTCAGGGAATCTAACCTTAGTTTTAAGGATGGTGATGATCAGTATGCTCCGCAATATCTTCTGACTCCAACAGGTGCTAAAGTTAACAGAATTTTCATAGTAGGAACTCTCATCGAAAAAGAAGACATAGGAACTGATTCAGAGTACTGGCGTGGAAGAGTGACCGATCCTACAGGTTCCTTCCTTCTATATGCAGGTCAGTACCAGCCTGAGGCTGCACAAGTGCTTGCAGAATGTGAAACTCCGGCATTTGTAGCGGTTGTTGGTAAGCCAAGCACTTATACAACTAACGAAGGTGACGTTATTACTTCAGTAAGGCCAGAATCGCTTCACATAGTAGATGGGCAGACAAGAGATATGTGGGTAATCGAAACTGCAAAATGCACTCTTGACAGGATTAAAGCACTTGACAGTGCATCTCCAAACTCCCAGAGGGCAAAGGAGTATTACGATCCCGATGCAAAACATTATTCTTCAATGGTTTCTCAGGCATTGAAATCCCTGAAAGACACATATTAA
- a CDS encoding beta/alpha barrel domain-containing protein, translated as MALIKEEDIKVPLDVPQDARETYIKNYMKITSNSGNMMLFAGDQKVEHLNDDFFGEDVPADDNDPEHLFKIAANSKIGVFATQLGLIARYGMDYTDVPYLVKVNSKSHLVKTKQDDPYSGQWYDMDQIAQFRENSGLNILGIGYTIYLGSKYEAEMFHQAAQLIYEAHQYGMLTVLWIYPRGESVANEKDPHLIAGATGVGACLNADFVKVNYPKAEGMPTEEAFKEAVLAAGRTKVVCAGGSSDDPKSFLEKLYAQIHVSGACGNATGRNVHQKSLDEAVRMCNAIYAITVEDASVEDALKIYNGE; from the coding sequence ATGGCCTTAATAAAAGAAGAAGATATTAAAGTTCCACTGGATGTACCACAGGATGCACGTGAAACATATATTAAAAATTATATGAAGATCACATCAAACAGCGGAAATATGATGCTCTTTGCAGGTGACCAGAAAGTTGAACACCTCAACGATGACTTTTTTGGAGAGGACGTCCCTGCAGATGATAATGATCCGGAACATCTTTTTAAAATAGCTGCAAACTCAAAGATAGGTGTTTTTGCAACACAGCTCGGACTTATTGCAAGATATGGAATGGACTATACCGATGTACCATACCTTGTCAAAGTCAACTCAAAATCCCACCTTGTTAAAACAAAGCAGGACGACCCATACAGCGGCCAGTGGTATGACATGGACCAGATTGCACAGTTCCGCGAAAACAGCGGCCTTAACATTCTTGGAATCGGTTACACCATCTATCTTGGAAGCAAGTATGAAGCTGAAATGTTCCACCAGGCTGCACAGCTCATCTACGAAGCACACCAGTATGGAATGCTAACTGTCCTCTGGATTTACCCAAGAGGAGAATCTGTTGCTAATGAGAAAGACCCACACCTTATTGCAGGTGCAACTGGTGTCGGCGCATGCCTTAATGCAGACTTTGTAAAGGTAAACTATCCAAAAGCTGAGGGAATGCCAACTGAAGAAGCATTCAAAGAAGCAGTTCTGGCAGCAGGCAGGACAAAAGTTGTTTGTGCAGGCGGTTCCAGCGATGACCCGAAATCATTCCTTGAAAAGCTCTATGCCCAGATCCATGTAAGTGGTGCATGCGGTAATGCAACCGGAAGGAATGTACATCAGAAATCTCTTGATGAAGCAGTCAGAATGTGTAACGCAATTTATGCTATCACAGTTGAGGATGCATCTGTTGAGGATGCACTCAAGATCTACAACGGCGAATAA
- a CDS encoding hypothetical protein (Replication protein A protects and stabilize the intermediate ssDNA that is generated by the unwinding action of a DNA helicase at the replication fork. In addition, SSBs prevent the formation of secondary structures by single-stranded template DNA.), protein MKQLAQEISARFSELGVEIPIGEIEERLDKMINKFKVPREEARRSVVNYFLKSYNIKRNEFYIGQSESPLINISDVDDGKWANIRGKIVQLWDNTHESISQVGLIGDETGTIKFTIWESAGVSSVEEGKSYLLKNVVVNEWNGKFQLNVNKSSSIETLDEEIEVGNATVEFNGAMVDIQSGSGLIKRCPECNRALTKGACMEHGKVDGVYDLRIKAVMDDGNSIQDAILKRDLVEEITGMTLESAITLAADALDQGVVLEKMKDLLVGRYYSVKGSRVDRYLIVESISPIFAYDLSELDELIAAAEVV, encoded by the coding sequence ATGAAACAATTAGCACAGGAAATTAGTGCCAGGTTCAGCGAACTTGGAGTGGAGATCCCAATCGGGGAAATTGAAGAGCGTCTTGACAAGATGATTAATAAGTTCAAGGTGCCAAGGGAAGAAGCACGCAGAAGCGTTGTAAACTACTTTTTAAAATCATACAATATCAAGAGGAATGAGTTCTATATAGGGCAGTCAGAATCTCCTCTTATCAACATTTCCGATGTGGATGACGGCAAGTGGGCAAATATCAGGGGGAAGATTGTCCAGCTGTGGGATAATACACATGAGTCCATATCCCAGGTAGGTCTTATCGGTGATGAAACAGGGACTATCAAGTTCACAATTTGGGAAAGTGCAGGAGTATCTTCTGTTGAAGAAGGAAAAAGCTACCTCCTGAAAAATGTAGTTGTGAACGAGTGGAATGGTAAATTCCAGCTTAATGTTAACAAAAGCAGTTCTATTGAAACCCTTGATGAAGAAATTGAAGTTGGAAACGCTACAGTGGAGTTCAATGGAGCAATGGTGGACATTCAATCCGGTTCAGGTCTTATTAAGAGGTGCCCGGAATGTAACCGTGCCCTTACAAAAGGGGCATGTATGGAACATGGTAAGGTAGATGGAGTTTATGATCTTCGCATCAAGGCCGTAATGGATGATGGTAACTCCATACAGGATGCAATTCTCAAAAGAGATCTTGTGGAAGAAATAACAGGCATGACTCTTGAAAGCGCAATTACACTTGCTGCTGATGCTCTGGATCAGGGAGTTGTCCTTGAGAAAATGAAGGACTTACTTGTAGGAAGATATTATAGTGTAAAAGGTTCAAGGGTTGACAGGTACCTTATAGTAGAATCAATTTCTCCAATATTTGCATATGACCTGTCCGAGTTGGATGAGCTTATCGCAGCTGCAGAGGTGGTCTGA
- a CDS encoding amino acid permease, whose amino-acid sequence MAIIKTSESLGRSLGFFQTFAIGTGTMIGAGIFILPGIAISSAGSAAILSFLIGGVISMATAISMAELATGMPKAGGSYYFISRAMGAAFGAIIGLGAWLALVFKGSFALIGLADYFFVLVPVPVIITASAAGLFLLFINYRGARSSGSLQNIIVVFLLVILSLFIVKGMMMFDTEKFYPVMPYGYSSVFATTGLIFISYLGITQLAAISEEVKDPSKNLPRALIASVGVVTLIYVGVMLVVSGSLTHDQSLNTLTPLVDVSQMMAGDAGKILIIIGGLLATLSTANAAIMSSSRFPFAMGRDDLIPSWFVSIHKKHDTPHNAILITGIVMILLLLLFNVEQLAKLGSTFNIFIFVLINLSVLILRKRSLDEYKPKFRDPFYPYTQIIGIVFSLLLLPAMGLLPMVFAFAVIVLGLIWYNYYGKGKAFPRYDLFDVLEDNISPAPLKDSSTIKILVPVANPKHEKDLLYLADNLGDTIIGLNVIKVPQQIGLAEARDAFHANRIAVDGALREKFEEFPAIVGHERKYVISFDHNVTNSIVEQAELEDVDFIIIGWHEMDCLHSLFGNITNQVMSSASKNIVVLNGYLPSKIRRIVVAYNGKDNSSYGLYLSKRLSKSTGAELHVLRVIDPNLDDESYNAILNDIEKASGGSSVHSISTHLIKHISVEEGILDFIEMGDMLVIGDSGKRFSFSLIGDRSCVLAKGHKGPVIIIKKHRPISSRGLMYVLMKRTRGVMSYIMRLTKN is encoded by the coding sequence ATGGCCATAATTAAAACCAGTGAAAGTCTTGGACGTAGTTTGGGTTTCTTTCAGACTTTTGCTATTGGGACCGGCACAATGATAGGTGCTGGTATTTTCATTTTACCGGGAATAGCGATTTCTTCAGCAGGTTCTGCAGCCATATTATCGTTTTTGATAGGCGGAGTCATATCTATGGCAACCGCTATCAGCATGGCTGAACTGGCTACAGGTATGCCGAAGGCAGGAGGAAGTTATTATTTCATAAGTAGGGCAATGGGTGCAGCATTTGGTGCTATTATTGGATTAGGAGCATGGCTTGCGCTTGTGTTTAAAGGTTCTTTCGCACTTATAGGTCTGGCTGATTACTTTTTTGTCCTTGTACCTGTTCCTGTTATAATCACTGCCAGTGCAGCAGGACTATTCCTTTTGTTCATAAATTATCGTGGAGCACGAAGTAGTGGTTCACTTCAGAACATTATTGTCGTTTTTCTCCTTGTTATACTTTCACTCTTTATTGTGAAGGGTATGATGATGTTTGATACTGAGAAATTCTATCCTGTCATGCCATATGGCTATAGTTCTGTATTTGCAACTACGGGTCTTATCTTCATATCTTATCTTGGAATCACACAGCTTGCCGCCATATCCGAAGAAGTCAAAGATCCATCAAAAAACCTTCCACGTGCTCTTATTGCATCCGTGGGTGTTGTCACTCTGATCTATGTTGGTGTTATGCTGGTTGTTAGTGGCAGCCTTACACATGATCAATCATTAAATACTTTGACACCGCTTGTCGATGTTTCTCAAATGATGGCAGGAGATGCTGGTAAGATTCTGATTATTATTGGTGGATTGCTTGCGACCTTATCTACAGCCAATGCTGCAATCATGTCTTCTTCCAGATTTCCTTTTGCCATGGGCAGGGATGATCTGATTCCCAGTTGGTTTGTCAGCATCCATAAAAAACATGATACTCCACACAATGCTATTTTAATTACAGGTATTGTGATGATTTTATTATTGTTGCTTTTTAATGTTGAACAACTGGCTAAACTTGGCAGTACATTCAATATATTCATCTTTGTACTGATCAATCTGTCAGTTCTGATTCTAAGAAAAAGGTCTCTTGATGAATACAAGCCAAAGTTCAGAGACCCATTTTACCCTTACACTCAGATCATAGGCATTGTTTTCAGCCTTTTATTGCTGCCTGCAATGGGATTATTGCCAATGGTATTCGCATTTGCTGTCATTGTTCTGGGCTTGATCTGGTACAATTATTATGGTAAAGGAAAAGCCTTTCCCAGATATGATCTTTTTGATGTTCTTGAAGACAACATTTCCCCGGCTCCGTTAAAGGATAGCTCTACAATTAAGATACTGGTTCCAGTTGCAAATCCAAAACATGAAAAAGATCTATTGTATCTTGCAGATAATCTGGGCGACACTATCATAGGTCTTAATGTAATCAAAGTGCCTCAACAGATCGGTCTGGCAGAAGCAAGAGATGCATTCCATGCAAATAGGATTGCTGTGGATGGTGCATTAAGGGAGAAATTCGAAGAATTTCCTGCAATTGTGGGTCATGAAAGGAAGTACGTAATATCTTTTGATCATAATGTCACTAATTCCATTGTGGAACAAGCTGAACTAGAAGATGTTGATTTTATTATAATCGGCTGGCATGAGATGGATTGTCTGCATTCTCTGTTTGGAAATATTACTAATCAGGTAATGTCATCTGCCAGTAAGAACATTGTCGTATTGAATGGCTATCTTCCTTCTAAAATCAGGCGTATAGTTGTGGCTTATAATGGTAAAGATAATTCTAGCTATGGCTTGTATCTTTCCAAAAGACTATCAAAGAGTACTGGTGCTGAATTGCATGTCCTTAGGGTAATAGACCCAAATCTTGATGATGAATCCTATAATGCCATCTTAAATGATATTGAAAAAGCTTCAGGAGGGTCTTCGGTTCATAGTATATCTACGCACCTAATCAAACACATTTCAGTTGAAGAGGGGATACTGGATTTTATTGAAATGGGTGACATGCTGGTAATAGGTGATTCTGGAAAACGTTTCAGTTTCTCCTTGATAGGTGATAGGTCATGTGTTCTGGCTAAAGGTCATAAGGGCCCTGTGATAATCATTAAGAAACATAGGCCAATTTCTTCCAGGGGTTTGATGTATGTTCTCATGAAAAGAACAAGGGGTGTAATGTCATATATCATGCGTTTAACCAAAAACTGA
- a CDS encoding cation:proton antiporter domain-containing protein, protein MDSIYFLEVVVSVLFMSMVAQTLSKRFQVPVIIFLLIEGILIGPEVLNFIDPATFGDGLTAIVSLSVAVIVFDGGLHIDIKSIRPIQKTALKLTTIGVLITFVGATLTTYLILGVSVKLAALFGALVAATGPTVITPLVRNIHVNHKVGKILEIEGVFNDAASVILAAFMFEWIVSQLYGFDAVAFILQRLVIGIIIGMVSGNILKRFLSSGSLVTDQTARFFTLTLVMSSYVVSELLGNESGILAAAVFGIVTGTSNIPHKQALKEFKSDLVMMMLSIIFILLAAMLNFEDILGLGLKGIIVVLILILIVRPLAVFGSTIDSHLKTKEKLFISFIGPRGVVPASIATYFAVKLDSMGIFGGQTLVGLVFLTVIITVVMTGTLARRVANFLGVIPMEILIIGGGEVGKILAERFEKRGENVVVVDNSEDKCQRLLKQGIRAIHGDAEDINVLKKAGIEKAKYIVATTDQDNTNLLVSQIAKSKFNLKEEQIVARVNNVENLHAFWDLSIRSMSPQMTTALVLDNMVGKPSMFSMCEVGEEGEILEIRVTNPKVAGKAIKELSLPENSLLLMIRRGEKSFIANGNLVLEYDDLVTVIGEGDSAKEVADILYR, encoded by the coding sequence GTGGATTCTATATATTTTCTGGAAGTTGTCGTTTCTGTGCTTTTTATGAGCATGGTGGCCCAGACACTCAGCAAGCGTTTTCAAGTGCCTGTTATCATTTTTCTTCTAATCGAAGGAATTCTGATAGGGCCTGAAGTATTAAATTTTATAGACCCGGCTACTTTTGGTGATGGATTAACTGCTATTGTTTCTCTGTCAGTTGCTGTTATTGTCTTTGATGGTGGCTTGCACATTGATATCAAAAGCATCAGGCCAATACAGAAAACTGCGCTAAAACTGACAACTATTGGTGTTCTCATCACTTTTGTGGGTGCCACTTTAACTACATATCTGATTCTTGGTGTTAGTGTAAAACTGGCGGCACTTTTTGGTGCTCTGGTTGCTGCAACTGGTCCGACAGTGATAACACCTCTAGTAAGGAATATACATGTCAATCACAAGGTAGGAAAAATACTTGAGATTGAGGGCGTCTTCAATGACGCAGCCAGCGTGATACTTGCTGCTTTCATGTTCGAGTGGATTGTTTCCCAGCTTTATGGATTTGATGCAGTCGCGTTTATACTTCAGAGGCTTGTAATAGGCATTATAATTGGTATGGTCAGTGGAAATATTCTTAAAAGATTTCTTTCAAGTGGCTCTCTGGTAACTGACCAGACTGCCAGATTCTTTACATTGACACTGGTTATGTCTTCCTATGTAGTATCTGAATTATTGGGTAACGAATCTGGAATTCTCGCAGCGGCAGTTTTTGGAATTGTGACCGGAACATCTAACATCCCTCATAAACAGGCTCTAAAAGAATTCAAATCCGATCTTGTAATGATGATGCTATCCATTATATTCATCCTTCTCGCTGCGATGTTGAATTTCGAGGATATTTTAGGTTTGGGTCTTAAAGGTATCATAGTAGTCCTCATTTTGATACTTATAGTTCGTCCGTTAGCTGTTTTTGGTTCAACTATAGATTCACATCTAAAAACAAAAGAAAAACTGTTCATTTCATTTATAGGTCCAAGAGGTGTTGTTCCGGCATCTATTGCAACATATTTTGCAGTTAAACTGGACTCCATGGGGATCTTTGGAGGACAAACACTTGTGGGTCTCGTATTTCTAACAGTAATAATAACCGTTGTAATGACTGGTACTTTAGCAAGAAGAGTTGCTAACTTTTTAGGAGTTATACCTATGGAAATCCTGATAATTGGAGGCGGAGAGGTCGGAAAGATCCTGGCTGAGAGATTTGAGAAAAGAGGAGAGAATGTTGTTGTAGTTGACAATTCTGAAGATAAATGTCAACGTCTACTAAAACAGGGTATACGTGCTATTCATGGTGATGCTGAAGATATCAATGTTCTAAAGAAAGCAGGTATTGAGAAAGCCAAGTATATCGTAGCAACTACAGATCAGGACAACACAAATCTTCTGGTTTCCCAGATAGCAAAAAGTAAATTCAACCTTAAAGAGGAACAGATAGTTGCAAGGGTTAACAATGTGGAAAATCTTCATGCATTCTGGGATCTGTCTATCAGATCAATGAGTCCTCAAATGACCACGGCTCTTGTCCTTGATAATATGGTTGGAAAACCTTCCATGTTCTCGATGTGCGAGGTTGGAGAGGAAGGCGAGATTCTGGAGATAAGGGTTACCAATCCGAAAGTGGCAGGAAAGGCTATAAAAGAGCTCTCTCTTCCGGAAAATAGTCTCTTGCTTATGATACGAAGAGGTGAGAAATCATTTATTGCCAATGGTAATCTTGTCCTTGAATATGACGATCTTGTAACAGTAATTGGTGAAGGAGATTCAGCAAAGGAAGTTGCAGATATCCTTTACAGATAA
- a CDS encoding DUF7839 domain-containing protein, which produces MIELLHSKSGITKFQILIEVAAHQPNVRQKEIAEKIGVTPQAVSEYIKELVAEGLIYSEGRVRYRITKQGVEWVLENAADMKRYARYVMSDIISHVSTWTAIAREDLEEGKEVYLKMESGLLYVSTTDVTNATGTTISAAKQGEDVGVTDLMGLIDLENASITVCRIPRVERGGSHNVDVERLRALAKSKAYIATIGVESLIALRRIDMEPHVMFGAKESVIEAAYHGLSSLVLAIDEEVPTILSRLETENLEYELVDLSIQ; this is translated from the coding sequence ATGATAGAACTCCTTCACAGCAAGAGTGGTATAACTAAATTTCAGATCCTGATAGAAGTAGCTGCACATCAGCCTAATGTAAGACAGAAAGAAATTGCTGAGAAAATTGGGGTTACACCCCAGGCAGTTTCTGAATATATCAAGGAGCTGGTTGCAGAAGGTCTTATTTATTCAGAAGGAAGGGTGCGCTACAGAATTACAAAGCAGGGTGTTGAATGGGTACTTGAAAATGCAGCAGATATGAAGAGATATGCACGCTATGTGATGAGCGACATCATAAGTCACGTCTCTACATGGACTGCAATAGCAAGAGAAGACCTTGAAGAAGGAAAGGAAGTCTACCTGAAAATGGAAAGTGGACTGCTTTATGTAAGCACCACTGATGTAACAAATGCAACAGGAACAACAATATCTGCTGCAAAGCAGGGAGAGGATGTAGGTGTTACTGACCTGATGGGACTGATTGACCTTGAAAATGCCAGTATAACTGTGTGCAGGATTCCCAGGGTTGAAAGAGGCGGTTCACATAATGTTGATGTTGAGAGACTCAGAGCACTCGCAAAATCAAAAGCATATATTGCCACAATTGGTGTGGAATCCCTTATAGCTCTTAGAAGAATAGACATGGAACCACATGTGATGTTCGGTGCAAAGGAATCTGTAATAGAAGCTGCATATCACGGCCTGTCATCACTTGTACTTGCCATCGATGAAGAAGTTCCAACCATACTCAGCAGACTTGAGACTGAGAATCTGGAATACGAACTTGTTGATCTCAGCATACAATAA
- the tsaA gene encoding tRNA (N6-threonylcarbamoyladenosine(37)-N6)-methyltransferase TrmO — MSENNNDTSILMHPIGFVDNSIFEPASAREKKNTESLIVLKSEYAEGLDSITDFDKIQVFFYFHLSEGFPMIQKRRYDGKMAGVFASRSPKRPNGIGVTVVELLKVDNNILHVKGLDAINGTPILDIKPYISE, encoded by the coding sequence ATGTCTGAAAACAACAATGATACTTCCATTCTAATGCATCCAATTGGATTTGTAGACAATAGCATTTTTGAACCTGCTTCTGCAAGAGAGAAAAAAAATACTGAATCTTTGATTGTTCTTAAAAGTGAATATGCTGAAGGTCTCGACAGCATTACAGACTTTGATAAAATACAGGTCTTCTTCTATTTCCATCTTTCAGAAGGTTTTCCCATGATACAGAAACGCAGATATGATGGTAAAATGGCCGGTGTTTTTGCATCAAGGAGTCCAAAAAGGCCAAATGGTATTGGCGTTACTGTTGTGGAGCTTCTTAAAGTTGATAATAATATTCTTCACGTAAAAGGACTTGATGCAATAAACGGGACTCCTATTCTCGATATCAAACCCTATATCTCTGAATAA
- a CDS encoding nitrilase-related carbon-nitrogen hydrolase: MSGKSRIKVACIQMTISDCNKQSNVEKALYMANDALSDGADILVFPEVFSTGFCYDEIETSSEDENGETIRQMCAFSKINKCVMVFSIIEKQAFSKGLKYYNLGVCVEDGHVVGTYRKTHPFKREKQYFSAGDSIIPVRLPKRKLTIGLQICYEIRFPEVARKLTLMGSDILITIAEFPSPRGHIWRSLAIARAIENQIPHIACNRVGEGSDSSFFGGSLIVDQLGDVMEEAGDDESVIFGTIDLEKITKIRNDIPVFDDRRTDIYYNL, translated from the coding sequence ATGTCTGGAAAAAGCAGAATCAAAGTAGCCTGTATTCAGATGACTATCTCAGATTGCAATAAGCAGTCTAATGTTGAAAAAGCATTATACATGGCCAATGATGCCTTATCTGATGGTGCGGATATTCTGGTTTTCCCTGAGGTTTTTTCCACAGGTTTCTGTTATGACGAAATTGAAACTTCCAGTGAAGATGAAAATGGTGAGACAATCAGGCAGATGTGCGCGTTCTCAAAGATAAATAAATGTGTAATGGTATTTTCCATTATTGAAAAACAGGCATTTTCAAAAGGTCTAAAGTATTACAACCTGGGTGTTTGTGTGGAAGATGGACATGTTGTTGGAACTTATCGAAAGACGCATCCTTTCAAGCGGGAAAAACAGTATTTCTCAGCAGGGGATTCTATAATTCCTGTCCGGCTTCCAAAAAGAAAATTAACAATCGGTCTTCAGATATGCTATGAAATACGTTTCCCTGAAGTTGCCAGAAAACTTACTTTAATGGGATCTGACATTCTTATAACAATAGCTGAATTCCCAAGTCCAAGAGGGCATATATGGCGTTCACTTGCAATTGCACGGGCTATTGAGAACCAGATTCCCCACATTGCCTGTAACAGGGTGGGAGAAGGTTCCGATTCATCATTCTTTGGAGGTTCTTTAATTGTAGATCAACTGGGTGATGTAATGGAAGAAGCCGGTGATGATGAATCAGTTATTTTTGGGACTATTGATCTCGAAAAGATAACTAAAATAAGAAATGATATTCCTGTGTTTGATGATCGCAGGACAGATATTTATTATAATTTATAG
- a CDS encoding ArsR family transcriptional regulator: MSKRTRIINDPSELVPLLQVFGSQRHKKVFDALLNLWMTKEDLEDLLGTDVTKSINILKKSGLIESQWHMPEPGKTPEKEYRTSYSKVQTNFQCSFEDMSDIIMLTFMPYEEVKDAIEELEQLVEQGNDSMSSLTRALNKSPLYIRAVARRSDKLSVMGQRLKVLQGGEAE; this comes from the coding sequence ATGAGTAAACGAACAAGAATTATCAATGATCCTTCCGAACTCGTACCTCTACTTCAGGTTTTTGGATCCCAGAGACACAAAAAAGTATTTGATGCGCTTCTGAACCTTTGGATGACAAAGGAAGATCTTGAAGATCTTTTAGGAACAGATGTAACAAAAAGTATCAACATACTTAAAAAGAGTGGTCTGATAGAAAGTCAGTGGCATATGCCAGAACCCGGGAAGACTCCTGAAAAAGAGTATCGTACATCCTATTCTAAAGTCCAGACAAATTTCCAGTGCTCTTTTGAAGATATGAGCGACATCATCATGCTTACTTTCATGCCTTATGAGGAAGTAAAGGATGCCATTGAAGAACTTGAACAACTGGTAGAGCAGGGTAATGACTCTATGAGCAGTCTTACCAGGGCATTGAACAAGAGTCCCCTGTATATTCGCGCTGTTGCCCGCAGATCCGATAAACTTTCTGTTATGGGACAGAGACTCAAGGTACTTCAAGGCGGAGAGGCAGAATGA
- a CDS encoding metallophosphoesterase, translating into MKIIIISDTHSSSDSIPSFLSELFDDYEMIIHAGDFDSLQFYKALEATGKLKAVHGNSDEPAVREILSEKLVFEVEGVKIGIIHEASLSIVDNTATRYMALEMGVDVLVFGHLHRPIIEKSDVLLICPGSPTKPRMSDPCAVELEINNGTVATNIIPITGQSCGYIDYSRKLGENKS; encoded by the coding sequence ATGAAGATCATTATCATATCAGACACTCACTCAAGTAGTGATAGTATTCCTTCATTCCTGTCAGAACTTTTTGATGACTATGAAATGATCATACATGCAGGAGATTTTGATAGTCTTCAATTTTATAAAGCACTTGAAGCCACAGGAAAACTGAAAGCTGTTCATGGAAACTCAGATGAGCCTGCTGTAAGGGAAATCCTTTCTGAGAAGCTTGTATTTGAAGTTGAGGGTGTAAAGATAGGGATTATCCACGAAGCATCACTTTCTATTGTAGATAATACGGCAACAAGATACATGGCTCTTGAAATGGGTGTCGATGTTCTCGTGTTCGGCCACCTTCACAGACCAATTATAGAAAAGAGTGATGTTCTTTTGATATGCCCTGGATCGCCAACAAAGCCACGTATGTCTGATCCCTGCGCAGTTGAACTAGAGATAAATAACGGCACTGTGGCAACGAATATTATTCCTATAACCGGCCAATCCTGCGGATATATTGATTATTCCCGCAAACTTGGGGAAAATAAGAGTTAA